The DNA window GAGGCATGGCAGATGTGGATGCGTCATCAGACCATGTTAATAAATGAAAATCGTCTATCACCTATGGACCCCAAGGCACGGATACTTATTGAAGGTGAGATGGAGAAGTTTTTCTTCGCTGGTGGTGCGGATGAGATTGAGGGTTATGTGCCGCCTGCTGATTGATTAGAGCCTCTTTAATGACAAAATGTTGTTAATTAGGGGTGTTCGAGCGCCATTTAACGGTTATAATGTCGCCTCCCTACAGGGCCCGATAGCTCAGTCGGTA is part of the Gammaproteobacteria bacterium genome and encodes:
- a CDS encoding oxidative damage protection protein; translation: MTRMVQCIKLGKEAEGLDQPTYPGELGQRVFESVSKEAWQMWMRHQTMLINENRLSPMDPKARILIEGEMEKFFFAGGADEIEGYVPPAD